In the Balaenoptera ricei isolate mBalRic1 chromosome 1, mBalRic1.hap2, whole genome shotgun sequence genome, ccccacccccccaccccccccaccaagTTCCTCAGCACCTGAGCAGGACTGCCAGGAACTTGGCAGAGGGAGGCGAGAGAGATTCCCCAACCCTCTCCAAGGCTGGGCATCACCCAGCCCCTGGGGACACGGCTGGCTGGCTCTCTGCTATCCCTTGAAGCCAAAGGTAGGAGCAGCAGCAGCCTCTCTTGCTCAGTGCTAGTGGTGCCCGACATTCCTGCCTGGTGCTCTATGTGCATGACTTTACTGAAAGCTTCCACCAGGTttcattagccccattttacagatttggaaatagagactcagagaggctaagtatgTAGCCCAAGTttgcacagctagtaaatggcaatcAGGACTCAAATCTAGGACTAGAGTTTAGGCCAGTGACTTTtccagggagaaaaaaggaagaagcaacAGAGAACAtgatggaaaaggagaagaaaaatagagTGAAGTGACCAAGGTTGGAGCCTGTCGTTCTCCCTGTCACCTACAGAACAAAGTTCAAACACAAGGCCTCCCTGATTCAGCTTCTCTTCTGTTAACTCATCCCTGGATCCCTTGAATCCTGAGCTCTGCAAGGGCAAGGGATCTGTCAGATAAAGGCCTGGGTTCTCAGCACCTCGTGTGGCCCAGGTAGGTGTTGGTGAAAGTTGATTGAACTGAGTTCCTTGAAATTGTCCTCCACTTTCCTGCCTCAAGGCCTTTGTCCACAGTGTTCCTTCcacctggaatgccctttcccCTTGCTCATGGCCATTCTAGAGCTATGTAGCCCCAGGGTCTGGCCCACTGGCAAGGTGTTTGTCTGTATTCTTTGCATCCCCCACTAACCAAGCATATGGGAGGTAGCAgtaaatcttttttgtttgttgtttttctttttccttttttggccacgccacacagcatgcgggatctcagttccctgaccagggattgaacccgtgccacagctgtgaaagcccggaatcctaaccactaggccactagtaaatctttttaaattttattttatttttaaaattaaaataatttttttggctgcattggatcttcgttgctgcgtgctggctttctctagttgtggcgagtggggtgagcaggcttctcattgcggtggcttctcttgttgtggagcatgggctctaggtgcatgggcttcagtagttgcggcacgcaggccctagagtgcgcgggcttcagtagttatggcgtgtggactccgtagttgtggctcacgggctctagagcgcaggctcagtagttgtggcgcacaggcttagttgctctgcggcatgtgggaccttcccacgtcagggattgaacccatgttccctacattggcaggcagatttttaaccactgtgccatcaaggAAGTCccagtaaatctttttttaaaggaaaggagtGTCAAGAAGATTGGagaaaggaagtgagggagataagagagaaaggaagaatgggaAGGATTCAGCATTTGTGGGCTGGCAAGGTCCATAGAGATcactggtgctttttttttttttaaactagtgaGGAAATGGGCCCAGAGGGAAGGGATTTGCCTCCCAGCAGGTCATTGCTAGGCCATGTGAGTTCCATGAGGGTCAAGGCCCATGTCTGTCAGGTTCATCGCTGAATCCCCAGTGTCCTGCACAGGCCTGGCTGGTAGACTTGTATTGAATGAAACAGGGACAAAGCCTGAAGGAGAACCCAGTCACACAGAACTCCTGGTCACACTTTCTAAGGCTCCTCATTGCCTTCAAATTGAGTTGTTACACTGGCCCCTGCCACTCTCTATCCCTTTTTTTCGGGCTTCTTTTCCTCCCGGGGTACTTGATCTTTACATAAGCTGTCTCTGCTCCTGGAATGTTTTTTCTCCATCATTACCCATTATTTTCTGGTGATGCTGTCAATCACCTGGCTGTGCTTGCATCTCAAGTGTAGGCTTACCTGTGGCTCAGCCTGGTCAATTGTAGTCTCCCATCCCCCTGACAGTGGTAATTGGCCCAAGGAATGTGCATGTGATTTAAGAAGGGCCAATCACTGGCCTTCCCAGGGATAGGTATACCTAGACTGCGAGAAAGCAGGTCTcccttcctgggatatttaaaattttttaatttttttaatttaggctgtgccgggtcttagttgcgacatgcgggatctttagttgtggcatgcgggatcttttagttgcagcatgtggactctttagttgcagcatgtggtcttcttagttgtggcatgtggactcttagttgtggcatgcatgtgggatctagttccctgaccagggatcgaacctgggccccctgcattgggagcacagagtcctaaccactggcccaccagggaattcccccttccTGGGATTTCTAAGCTGATGCAGCCATGTTGCCATGTTCCCTGCCCAGAGGAGATAATCAGGGATGAGAGGAACAAAGCAACAGTCCTGGTGGGGTTGAATCCTTGATTCCAGCCCAATGAATGCCCTGGTTCCTATAGTTCTTCCTTTAATCACTAACATATCCTTCCCAGCAACTTGAAACAATCAATTCCTTTTTTGCTTAAGCTAACATCAGTTGCTTGCAATGGAGAGACCTTATCAATACAGAagctgttttttttctctctaaaattacaaGGGCCTCCTAAGGAGGGTGAGTACTGTTTACTGGCAGGGAGGCCCTTTTTCTGCAGAGCAGCAGAATGGGTTGTTAAGCAGACTAGGACCTGCATGGAGTTTGGTGGGGATTGAAACAGCTGGATTACTTCACTTAAtagaagaacagagagtcccggTGGCGGGGCGGAGGTTGGGGGGCGTCTCCAGGAGGTAAGGgtgaagggggagaggagggagggagagagaagccagCACTATGGCCTGAAGCCAGGGATTATTCTGGTGAAGGGGAAAGAAAGGCATGGAGGCGCTTTTAAGAGCCAGGATGTTAAAGGACCGGGGCACTGAATGGTCAAGTCTAAAGTCCAAGTAGATCCTTTTTGACAAACATCCTCTCTTCTTTCAATAAGCCTCCTACATCTGGGACTGCCTGGGAGGGAAGTCGTGGAAGTTGAAAAGGGTGGCCCTTTCTGGTGACCACGGGATCTGAAGTGCTCTGGGAGGCTTAGACTTCTACTCCATGTGGATTAGAGGAGGGGTGTTGAGTCAATCGTACTTAAATCTCAGGGGACAGGAGACTGAACATGACCTTTGGGTTACATACATTTTTtccaatattaaaataatacaggTTCATTAAAGCAAAATTGGAAAGTGGGAAATATTCAGCTTCCAGGCAGCCTTCCTGTCATGGGCCCCTCCTATGCATGTATTTTGGGGCCTCAAGTCTGAGGACGCTGAGGAGTGCGCTAGCATCACCTGTCGTCTGGGGGACCCCAGGCACGTTGCTTAAGGCTCAgttccctcacctgtaaaaagGAATAAGGAATCGAAGTTTTTCAAACGACTTCTTCCCCAGTCTTCTGGCCCCACCAGTCCTAGGAGAAACCAAGGCTCAAGATGGACAGGGACGGGGCAGCCCCTAACCCCTTCAACAAAACCAGAGGTGCCCAGGGTCACAAAACAGCAGGTAGCAAAACCAAACTCCAtcttgggagaattaaatgggCCTGGTGTGGGTGGCCATTCTCGTTAAGTTCTCTGTCCACCCCCTCCAGTCCCAAGCTTCTCTGGGCCCCCAGAGTCCAGCACAGTAATGCTAATTTTACTGGAGAACCAAGGAGAGTGTTGGGGAGATGGATGAGGGCAGAGAGAGCCTGAGCAGAAAGGCAGCCCTGAAAGGGATCATGACCAGCAAGAAATGGGGGAAGGGCTTGGTGTCCAGGGAGAAGAAAGCGGAATCGGAAGGGCAGGCCCCTGGGGCTGGGTCCAAGTGAGGAGGCAGCAGAAGGGAAGATGCCTTTGGATGAGGCGGAGCAGCGGGCAGCCCGATCCGACGGGATAAGCATACACGGCCAGCCCGGAGTGGAAAGAACAGTTTATGCTGTGCTTTATTAAAATGTGCATccgttcttttattttaaaatgtgcatcacTGTCTCGTGCTCGGCGCGCGCGACCTCAGCGGAGCTGCGGTGCACAGGCGCACTCAGGTGGCGCGGACCCGGGGGCTCCCGCCCAAGGCCAGGTAGACGTCGATGGGCACGTGCAGCAGCGTCAGGCAGTGGCAGCCGGGGCAGCGTCGAAGCGGCCTGGGGAAAGCGGGGCGCGACAGGTGGCGCTGAGGCGGGGGCCGGCTCATCCTGTACGGGACGCATCGGGGAGTGCACTTGGGGTCCCAGAGGTTCGGGCGTGGATGTGGGACCTTacgtggggcgggggtggggcggtcGGGGGACGGAAAGTGGGCCGGGGTGGGGCGGCGGGGAGGGGCGCCGGCCTCACCTGACCGGGTTGTGCTCCGTAGCTACCCGCTCCGAGCTGTCCTGGGACTCGCGGGGGGCGGCAAAGCCAGGGGAGTCTCCGGCCTCAATGGGGAATCTCCGACCCTGCGGGGCCTCCTGGGCACTCATGTCCGGGCCCCGGGGCGCTCTGCGCGGGGAGTGGCGGTCAGGCAGCTCGCGGGCCGCCGGGCGCCCCCTCCCCGCGCCCGCCCCGTGGCCCGTCCCTTACCTGCCGGAGGCCGAGGCCGGTCCCAGGCTGGAAGCAGCTGCCTGAGCCCTGGCCGCGTGAGGACGCTCCGGTCCAGGCGGAGCCTGGCAGGTGTCTGCGGCGCGTCGGGGCCCGGGCGTCGAGGGGGAGGGCTGCATTGTGACACGGGCTGTGGCGCGCTGACCTCATAGAACCCGTTCCTCCCACCGGGGAACCTCGCGCCGCCCTGGCACTTAGCGCGGCGCGAGCCGGTAGTTGGAGGGCTCTTGCCATGGGTCGCGCAGACCCCCAGCTGCCCGATGGGGGAGCAGGAGGCTGTGTCCACAGAAAGGAGCCCGGCATCCCGGGCCGCGCGCAGACGTCCGGAGCGGCCCCCACAGGCGGGGCTGCGACTCACTACCTGGCGCGGGGGCTGAGCGCAGCCGTGACTTAACCCGTTCtgggtttggtggtggtggtgagggcagGCAGGGGGCATTGCCCATTTTGGCCAAGAGTCACACAACATCTACATCACAATTGGGCCAGAGTTTTAAAATGTCtgaccctctccctccccaccacccgcGGCTTGTGTGTCCAGACGGAGAATGTTACAGCGCTGGGGGCGGCTGCGGATGAAAAGGAGCAGGCCAAGGGCAATGGTGGAGTAGAGCTGCCTCACAGAGGCAGCATGAGCTGAGAGGGTGATAGGAAGGAAGGAGGTGCTAGACAGCATGGAGGACTTTCTGCTCTACAATGGGTACCAGCTGGGCAAGACCATTGGGGAAGGGACCTACTCAAAAGTCAAAGAAGCAGTTTCCAAAAAACACCAAAGAAAAGTGGCGATTAAAATTATAGACAAGATGGGAGGGCCAGAAGGTGAGCTGGGGCCCCTTTGGAGGAAGCGAGGGCTGGCTGAGGTGGGTAGCTGCTTCCTCCAGTCAGAAGGatcattccctcctcccctttaGTCTGGAACCAAGGAAAGCAAGAGAGACTGTGGCTCTGGGGTAGGTCAGTGGGGAACACAGGGATGCTGGGAGTCCAGGAAAATCACACCCTCTAAAATCCAAGATTAAAGTGGAAGGAGGTGAAGGATCCTCAGAAGCAGAGCTGGAGCCCACTAGGCCTTTCCTATTCCAGGAGGGGAACAGAGACTGGCGAGGCCATGGCTAGCAGAGGGCAGGAGCTGGAGTCAACGAAGGCAGAGATGGGGAAAAGACAGGGCTCATGGAAAGAACTGTGGGTCAGGAGGCAGACGTGAGAGGAGCGGGCTCACCACGCTGTGGGCAAATCAGGCCTCGTAACTGAGATTCAATAGCTTTGTCTAAAAGTCCCTAATAGTCTAAAAGTCTAAAAGCACTTTGATATCCATGGTCTCACAGGCTGCTCACAACAGTCCCTGAGGCTGACAGGGAGTAGTTCCTTTCAGTAATTAACTACAAAAACAATAGAGGTGAACATTCTTTGCAGTGTCCAAGCAGACAGACATTAAAGACTATGAAAGGGAACCAAGGCACAAGACCCAGACATGGTGGGGAGATAGGCAGACAGAAGTTGGAAGGCAGCAGACAGGAGGGAGGAGTTACGCCCTTCTGCACTTGATGCTCCATCTCTTTTCCCTTGTTTCCGTAGAGTTTATCCAGAGATTCCTGCCTCGGGAGCTCCA is a window encoding:
- the FAM229A gene encoding protein FAM229A gives rise to the protein MQPSPSTPGPRRAADTCQAPPGPERPHAARAQAAASSLGPASASGRAPRGPDMSAQEAPQGRRFPIEAGDSPGFAAPRESQDSSERVATEHNPVRPLRRCPGCHCLTLLHVPIDVYLALGGSPRVRAT